A single Paenibacillus sp. FSL R5-0517 DNA region contains:
- a CDS encoding acyltransferase family protein, protein MSQSPNNKRHMNGLDGLRAIAVLAVIAYHLNLDFIPGGLLGVGIFFVLSGYLITDILVSQWQEHGRISLGDFWVRRVRRLLPGMLTMTAVVMIWLACTDPSRLAALRGDIVSGVLYISNWWYIFHNVSYFESFGPPSPFGHFWSLAVEEQFYLIWPLLLIAAIVVFKRKGWLVVFIVVAAELSAGAMAIMYNPDLDPSRVYYGTDTRAFALLAGAALAVVWPSRKLSNSLPGMNRLVLDISGLAALALLIYMMLNSSEYDPFLYQGGMVLQAVATTLLVAVLAHPSSFLARFIGAKPLRWIGERSYGLYLWHYPVIILTNPAVDTGGAHPVRIILQVAVTVVLASLSLKYIENPIRYNGFRDSWSRLWGRGRSSIGIRNVWWKRTGLLMTILLLSYTVSQMMVSHAANSESHSVSMSTTLNGENSVAEEQGQDVLPANTATSGSGQKNDAHSHKPEAGTKDNPENNEKPTGETAPDSKPGDQDNSTSGGKDGQSEDKPADESVANENDAPDGAEANPSDGTDDVPDSSEEHEETAPPAQDGKIHYTVIGDSVILDAKPYLEQSIAGVYVDGHVGRQMWQAGDVLEGLKRNNQMGGKVVLELGTNGSFNSKNLNAVLDYLKDEDQVYLVTVRVPRPWERTVNRALNEAASNYSNVLLIDWNSASEGHDEYFEKDGVHLTTQGSEAFAELVKNSIQ, encoded by the coding sequence ATGTCACAATCGCCTAACAACAAGCGACATATGAACGGACTGGATGGCTTGCGAGCCATCGCTGTACTTGCGGTAATCGCGTATCATCTCAATTTGGATTTTATTCCGGGTGGATTGCTCGGTGTAGGTATATTCTTTGTTCTCTCTGGATATTTAATTACAGATATCCTCGTGTCACAGTGGCAGGAACATGGACGCATTTCACTCGGTGATTTTTGGGTAAGACGGGTAAGGCGCTTGCTTCCAGGCATGCTGACCATGACAGCTGTGGTAATGATCTGGTTGGCCTGTACAGACCCATCCCGGCTCGCTGCGCTTCGTGGTGATATCGTTTCGGGTGTATTATACATAAGCAATTGGTGGTATATCTTTCACAACGTTTCCTATTTCGAAAGTTTTGGCCCTCCATCACCGTTTGGACATTTCTGGTCACTGGCTGTGGAAGAGCAATTTTATCTCATATGGCCTCTTCTGCTGATCGCAGCAATCGTCGTGTTCAAAAGAAAGGGATGGCTGGTCGTCTTCATTGTCGTCGCAGCTGAGTTGTCTGCTGGCGCAATGGCCATCATGTATAATCCGGATCTGGACCCAAGCCGTGTATATTATGGAACAGACACGCGGGCATTCGCACTGCTTGCTGGTGCTGCTCTTGCCGTGGTGTGGCCTAGTCGCAAGCTCTCGAACTCTCTGCCTGGCATGAATCGGCTTGTACTCGATATATCGGGACTAGCTGCACTCGCTTTATTAATCTACATGATGTTGAACAGCAGTGAATATGATCCGTTTCTGTATCAAGGAGGAATGGTGCTTCAGGCTGTGGCAACAACGTTGCTGGTAGCGGTATTGGCTCACCCATCGTCATTCCTGGCACGGTTCATTGGAGCAAAGCCATTACGCTGGATTGGAGAGCGATCCTACGGATTATATCTATGGCATTATCCAGTTATTATTTTAACCAATCCCGCGGTGGATACGGGAGGAGCGCATCCTGTACGAATCATTTTACAAGTTGCTGTAACGGTTGTACTGGCTTCATTATCTCTTAAGTATATTGAAAATCCGATTCGCTACAACGGATTCCGTGATTCCTGGTCCCGATTATGGGGAAGAGGGCGGTCATCGATCGGTATACGTAATGTGTGGTGGAAGCGGACAGGTCTGTTGATGACGATTCTGCTGTTGTCCTATACGGTATCCCAGATGATGGTCTCACATGCAGCGAATTCTGAGTCCCATTCCGTATCGATGTCGACCACATTGAATGGAGAGAATTCTGTAGCTGAGGAACAGGGACAGGATGTTTTGCCAGCGAATACAGCGACATCGGGCTCAGGTCAAAAGAACGATGCGCATAGCCATAAACCGGAAGCAGGAACGAAAGATAATCCGGAGAACAATGAAAAACCGACAGGAGAGACGGCGCCAGACTCGAAACCTGGGGACCAGGACAATTCAACGAGTGGTGGCAAAGACGGTCAGTCTGAAGATAAGCCGGCTGATGAATCCGTGGCTAACGAGAATGATGCTCCGGACGGAGCTGAAGCGAACCCATCCGATGGAACGGATGATGTACCTGATTCATCTGAGGAACATGAAGAAACGGCTCCTCCTGCCCAGGATGGCAAGATTCATTATACCGTCATTGGAGATTCCGTGATTTTGGATGCAAAACCATATCTGGAGCAAAGTATAGCGGGAGTGTACGTGGATGGACATGTTGGCCGTCAAATGTGGCAGGCAGGCGATGTATTGGAAGGGCTGAAGCGAAACAACCAAATGGGCGGCAAGGTGGTGCTGGAGCTCGGGACGAATGGTTCCTTTAACTCCAAAAACCTGAATGCGGTGCTTGATTATCTGAAGGATGAGGATCAGGTGTATCTGGTTACTGTGCGTGTACCTCGTCCGTGGGAACGAACGGTAAACAGGGCGTTGAATGAAGCAGCATCCAACTACAGTAATGTCTTACTGATTGACTGGAACAGTGCAAGTGAAGGACACGACGAATATTTTGAAAAAGACGGTGTACATCTCACTACGCAAGGGTCAGAAGCTTTTGCAGAACTGGTGAAGAACAGTATTCAATAA
- a CDS encoding extracellular solute-binding protein, with protein sequence MLKKWLSGVLAITLFSIILAGCAGGDTSEGGSGNDKVTVTLWHNWTGQDAKAVAMRQIIEDFRTAHPDIEVVDEGLPTDGLKTRLRTVAAANEMPDLFVMWPDAMTKEFVKGDLLQPINTELDAKPEWKDNFIPNALDGYTVDGNIYSVPMNLAPSSFIYYNEALFKQYNVKVPETWAELEQAIATFNQNKVIPMALGNKANWVAQSTIFSTLADRITGTDWFLKATAQDGASFTDPPFIEALNKMQELGNSKAFQDGFNSIDETQMMQLYFQGKAAMVMNGGWALANLVNNAPEEVLNNTHITILPPVDGGKGEPRTTSGVVGTGLGVSKKLSGAQKEAAMELFYALAGPDGQKATLDSSTLVSYKIDLDKTKAHPLFVELYDLMQEVKITPVYDSKLGSATVEVINNALQELLMGGKAEDIAAKIQAAQANAVSQ encoded by the coding sequence ATGTTGAAAAAGTGGCTTTCGGGTGTTCTGGCAATAACGTTGTTCTCCATTATTCTAGCTGGCTGTGCTGGCGGAGATACTTCAGAAGGAGGCAGCGGTAATGACAAAGTAACCGTCACACTCTGGCATAACTGGACCGGACAGGATGCAAAGGCGGTGGCAATGCGTCAGATTATTGAAGATTTTCGCACGGCACATCCAGATATTGAAGTCGTGGATGAAGGACTGCCTACAGATGGTCTCAAAACCCGGCTTCGCACGGTGGCAGCTGCCAACGAGATGCCAGACCTGTTCGTAATGTGGCCAGATGCCATGACTAAGGAATTTGTAAAAGGGGATCTGTTACAACCCATTAATACCGAGCTGGACGCGAAGCCGGAGTGGAAAGATAATTTTATCCCGAACGCATTGGACGGATACACCGTGGACGGGAATATCTATTCCGTGCCCATGAATCTGGCGCCGAGTTCCTTCATCTATTACAATGAAGCTCTTTTCAAACAGTACAACGTGAAAGTGCCTGAGACTTGGGCGGAACTGGAACAAGCGATTGCTACGTTTAATCAAAATAAAGTCATTCCCATGGCGCTTGGCAACAAGGCGAACTGGGTAGCACAATCGACCATATTCAGTACCCTGGCTGACCGGATCACCGGCACAGACTGGTTCCTGAAAGCGACAGCACAAGATGGTGCAAGCTTTACCGATCCACCATTTATTGAAGCCCTGAACAAAATGCAGGAGCTCGGCAACAGCAAGGCGTTCCAGGATGGATTCAACAGTATCGATGAGACACAGATGATGCAGCTTTATTTCCAAGGTAAGGCAGCGATGGTCATGAACGGCGGATGGGCCTTGGCCAATCTGGTGAACAATGCACCTGAAGAGGTATTAAACAACACGCATATTACGATTCTCCCTCCAGTGGACGGAGGTAAGGGTGAACCAAGAACCACATCCGGTGTTGTAGGAACCGGGTTGGGTGTAAGCAAAAAGCTGAGCGGTGCACAAAAAGAGGCGGCGATGGAGCTGTTCTACGCACTGGCAGGACCAGATGGTCAGAAGGCTACATTGGATAGCAGCACATTGGTGAGTTACAAGATTGATCTGGACAAAACCAAGGCGCATCCTTTGTTCGTTGAATTATATGATCTGATGCAGGAAGTAAAGATTACGCCTGTATACGATTCCAAGTTGGGATCGGCAACGGTTGAAGTTATTAACAATGCTTTGCAAGAGTTGCTCATGGGAGGTAAAGCCGAAGATATTGCGGCTAAAATCCAGGCGGCTCAAGCCAATGCAGTTAGTCAGTAA
- a CDS encoding sugar ABC transporter permease: MNALRSRRFIMLGLAPAVIIYALFVFVPVVWSAYYGFFNWSGIGASKYIGMDNYVEIWHDPVFWRALKNNVIFVLASVFGQIPLALMLAVILHKSNPSQRFLRSAVFLPMVLSTVVIGMIWQYIYHPQIGILNFLLDALGLESWKLQWLSDDKIAIFSLVPPLLWSFVGLYLIIFISALQNIPGEIHDAAKIDGASGIRKLVSVSLPMIWGTVQVAIILCISGSLKSFDLVYIMTKGGPAHATELLATYMYNSTFTTYRYGFGSAISTTIVLISLLLIGTSQWVTSRKRKENQ; the protein is encoded by the coding sequence ATGAACGCACTGCGCAGTCGGCGTTTTATTATGCTGGGGCTGGCCCCGGCAGTCATCATTTATGCATTGTTTGTATTTGTACCGGTCGTATGGTCGGCGTACTACGGTTTCTTCAACTGGTCCGGCATCGGCGCATCCAAATATATTGGTATGGATAATTACGTAGAGATCTGGCATGATCCTGTATTTTGGCGGGCACTGAAAAATAACGTTATTTTTGTGTTGGCATCCGTATTTGGACAAATTCCGTTAGCACTGATGCTCGCGGTCATATTACACAAAAGCAATCCGTCACAGCGGTTCCTGCGCTCAGCCGTATTTCTGCCGATGGTACTATCGACTGTAGTGATCGGTATGATCTGGCAGTATATCTACCATCCGCAGATCGGGATATTGAACTTTCTGCTGGACGCACTGGGTCTGGAGAGTTGGAAGCTGCAATGGCTTTCCGATGACAAGATTGCGATCTTTTCCTTAGTGCCGCCGCTGCTCTGGAGCTTTGTGGGGTTGTATCTGATTATCTTCATCTCCGCATTGCAGAATATTCCAGGCGAGATTCATGATGCTGCCAAAATAGACGGTGCTTCAGGCATCCGTAAGCTGGTATCCGTCTCTTTGCCTATGATCTGGGGGACAGTTCAGGTTGCAATCATTTTATGTATCTCGGGGAGTCTGAAATCCTTCGATCTGGTCTACATCATGACCAAGGGTGGTCCGGCACATGCAACAGAACTGCTTGCAACGTATATGTACAATTCAACTTTTACAACATACCGTTATGGTTTTGGTAGTGCGATCTCAACAACCATCGTACTGATCTCCCTGCTGTTGATCGGAACAAGCCAGTGGGTGACCAGTCGCAAACGAAAAGAGAATCAATAG
- a CDS encoding carbohydrate ABC transporter permease yields the protein MPSPRSGSGHPIRRLRSGIVWTLLTVYGILTLYPFYWLVISAFKTNEDFYSRPFGLPENWNVANFSNAWESSRLGTAFGNSLIVSVGSLILTLFIAALSSFILARFQFRWKGLIMTFFVVGMLIPIHSTLVPLFILMKQMSLLNTYWALILPYTAFALPTAIFVLTAYLTSVPRDIEEAAFIDGTGLWGLFTRIMLPMSVPALSTVTILSFLHAWNDFSFALVFINKTGLKTLPLAIANFADGYQTDYGLTLAAMTLSVIPTIILYLVFQEQVMKGMTAGAVKG from the coding sequence ATGCCATCACCACGAAGCGGCTCGGGCCATCCGATTCGCCGCCTCCGCAGCGGAATTGTTTGGACGCTGCTAACGGTCTATGGTATTTTAACATTGTATCCGTTCTACTGGCTCGTGATTAGTGCGTTCAAAACGAATGAAGATTTCTATAGCAGGCCCTTTGGTCTGCCGGAAAACTGGAATGTTGCCAATTTCAGCAATGCATGGGAAAGCTCCAGGTTGGGAACTGCTTTTGGCAATTCACTCATTGTATCCGTCGGATCACTTATTCTAACGCTGTTTATTGCAGCGCTATCTTCATTCATTCTGGCCCGTTTCCAGTTTCGCTGGAAAGGGTTAATCATGACCTTCTTTGTTGTAGGTATGCTCATACCGATCCATAGTACACTTGTCCCTTTATTTATTTTAATGAAACAGATGTCCTTGCTAAATACGTACTGGGCATTAATATTACCTTATACGGCTTTTGCATTACCTACAGCTATTTTCGTGCTTACTGCTTATCTGACAAGTGTTCCACGTGATATTGAAGAGGCAGCTTTTATTGATGGAACAGGGCTTTGGGGGCTATTTACCCGAATCATGCTACCCATGTCGGTACCTGCATTGTCTACCGTTACAATCCTGAGTTTCCTGCATGCGTGGAATGACTTTTCATTTGCGCTTGTATTCATCAACAAAACCGGATTGAAAACGTTACCGCTCGCAATTGCGAACTTTGCGGATGGGTATCAGACGGATTACGGTTTAACCCTTGCTGCCATGACACTGTCAGTTATTCCAACGATTATCTTGTATCTCGTATTCCAGGAACAGGTTATGAAAGGCATGACAGCCGGAGCTGTGAAAGGATAA
- a CDS encoding sensor histidine kinase, with protein MARWLTSSLQRKLSVVVTVSMIVPLLALGLFAFLISSRITEQKTKLSGMDTLKQVEANLRYMLQDAENLSIFLIGERDIQNYLSQNEDHEMDRVDILGRMTNLAASKKYIANIAIYPGRFDATLSTATWYESSESNLTYPSVPSGEAVKQWTGVYPVQNYAGIQNVITLVRPIRSIHDYRPIGWLAISLDEKAISKGWAALGLGRGEGRLELIGSSGEILSSMDKSRLGLKLEGVEPGVTTLIQDGVSGTTTYGSGEDKRTLLYYPEELTGWTLVGTVPYDQYKSENRYILILTGCAVAMSAAISAGLVWFTVRRVTRPLRVLTRHLSRIDPERPLPLFRSESDDEIGRLGESYNLLGSHIQLLKEEVIRGEARKKEADLRVLQAQINPHFLYNTLSSIHWIALMSEEKRIADMVEGLSDFLRISLNNGQDYYPVEQEIAHIRHYVRVQSIRFPDQFVLHYIVDPALEKRMMLKLLLQPLVENAMIHGIQPKAGVGTITIMIRKDPDNEHMNVLVLDDGVGMEPNRLEQLRISIREWKGKQPEKQLNQGGYGLCNVNERLLLHYGADAQLEVDSRVGGGTRISFSIPILEGSP; from the coding sequence TTGGCACGCTGGCTCACATCTTCGTTACAAAGGAAGCTATCCGTCGTTGTGACGGTTTCAATGATTGTGCCACTGCTGGCTTTGGGTCTGTTCGCCTTTCTGATCTCTTCCCGCATCACGGAGCAAAAAACAAAACTGTCCGGCATGGATACGCTGAAGCAGGTGGAAGCCAATCTTCGTTATATGCTGCAGGATGCCGAGAACCTGTCCATTTTCCTGATTGGAGAACGGGATATTCAGAACTACCTTAGCCAAAATGAGGATCACGAGATGGACAGAGTGGATATCCTGGGCAGGATGACCAATCTGGCTGCTTCCAAAAAATATATCGCCAACATCGCCATATACCCTGGACGTTTTGATGCCACATTGTCGACCGCTACCTGGTATGAATCCAGTGAATCCAACCTGACGTATCCCTCTGTTCCAAGTGGTGAAGCAGTCAAACAATGGACGGGGGTATACCCGGTGCAGAATTACGCGGGTATACAAAATGTGATCACATTGGTTCGGCCGATTCGCAGTATCCATGATTATCGACCCATCGGCTGGTTAGCCATTAGTCTGGATGAGAAGGCCATATCCAAGGGATGGGCCGCTCTGGGATTAGGCCGAGGAGAAGGCAGACTGGAGCTCATCGGCAGTTCTGGAGAGATTCTGTCTTCGATGGACAAATCCCGGCTTGGACTTAAGCTGGAGGGTGTCGAACCAGGGGTCACAACGTTAATTCAGGATGGTGTTAGCGGAACCACCACATATGGTAGTGGTGAGGATAAAAGGACCTTGCTCTATTATCCGGAAGAATTGACGGGTTGGACATTGGTTGGAACCGTACCATATGACCAGTACAAGTCCGAGAATCGGTATATCCTTATTTTGACCGGGTGTGCCGTTGCCATGTCTGCTGCGATCAGTGCAGGTTTGGTCTGGTTTACGGTGCGGCGTGTGACGCGGCCGCTTCGTGTGCTTACCAGACATCTGTCCAGAATTGATCCGGAACGTCCTCTTCCACTGTTTCGGTCTGAAAGTGATGACGAGATCGGCAGGCTTGGGGAGAGTTACAATCTGCTCGGTTCACACATTCAGTTATTGAAGGAAGAGGTTATTCGCGGTGAAGCTCGCAAAAAGGAAGCGGATCTTCGGGTGCTCCAGGCGCAGATTAATCCGCACTTCCTATATAACACGCTCTCTTCAATTCACTGGATTGCCTTGATGTCCGAAGAGAAGCGGATCGCGGACATGGTTGAGGGCTTGAGTGATTTTCTGCGCATCAGTTTAAACAATGGTCAGGATTATTATCCTGTGGAACAAGAGATTGCTCATATCCGACATTATGTGCGGGTGCAGTCCATTCGTTTCCCTGATCAATTCGTATTGCATTACATCGTTGATCCAGCGCTTGAGAAGCGAATGATGCTGAAACTGTTGCTGCAACCGCTCGTTGAGAATGCCATGATTCATGGCATTCAGCCCAAAGCAGGCGTGGGTACCATCACTATAATGATTCGCAAGGACCCGGATAATGAACATATGAATGTACTGGTACTGGATGATGGTGTCGGCATGGAGCCGAACAGGCTGGAGCAATTAAGGATAAGTATTAGGGAATGGAAGGGAAAACAGCCGGAAAAACAGCTAAATCAAGGCGGTTATGGACTCTGCAATGTGAATGAGAGACTGCTTCTCCATTATGGAGCGGATGCACAGCTAGAAGTCGACAGCAGGGTTGGGGGAGGTACCCGGATTTCGTTTTCCATTCCAATCTTGGAGGGTTCACCATGA
- a CDS encoding helix-turn-helix domain-containing protein → MRLLIVDDEVIIRTGLASVIAWHELGIELLQPAASAEEALARMAEERPHILMTDIRMTGRSGLELAEEGLRLLPELEVIILSGYDDFSYAQQAIRQGVTDYLLKTSKPEEIIKTVLQAKQRITERWAEKSREGQLMRENRERLFAGWIIDGDTTSGQFPSFLRSDAGIEAANDGLDDEQIRRQVIVLRAEGWDRSSDALLRFAVQNTLEDMLPGAIAHIEKQQIICVVSWPPVEQEYPFKLESALRRVEQLLKCTLRAAVGLPVRGYADLHESYRTASTAFRYRGLMDDKVWLYEHVQERQGGKTVLTHEEETTLGSILLDNDSVRLTTWTRELVANLTTEPEVTPESFSACLHSAVIAGHRWLTRTMRATGREETARLEPWLPEPDAEAVDLGDMLFHHLYGLMHVYHSRMGQGQAAHVQKAIGYIESSLAQDINLQQVAGHVHLHPGHLSELFKKEMGVTFGDFVTDMRIRRAMDMLAVSPAKVSEVAAISGYEDVKYFSRLFKKHTGKTPSEYREEALSFKPSGS, encoded by the coding sequence ATGAGACTATTAATTGTGGATGATGAAGTAATTATCCGTACAGGGCTTGCCAGCGTTATCGCTTGGCATGAACTCGGAATTGAACTTCTTCAACCGGCTGCCTCGGCAGAGGAGGCGTTAGCACGCATGGCTGAGGAACGTCCGCATATCCTGATGACGGATATTCGGATGACGGGCAGATCAGGGCTGGAACTGGCAGAAGAGGGACTGCGATTGTTACCTGAACTGGAGGTCATTATTTTGTCCGGATACGATGACTTTTCTTATGCGCAGCAGGCGATACGCCAAGGGGTTACAGATTATCTGCTCAAAACAAGCAAGCCGGAAGAGATCATCAAGACCGTATTACAGGCCAAACAACGGATCACGGAACGTTGGGCAGAGAAGTCCAGAGAGGGACAGCTTATGCGGGAGAATCGGGAGCGTTTATTCGCTGGTTGGATCATTGACGGTGACACCACTTCGGGCCAATTTCCTTCGTTTTTGCGTTCTGATGCTGGAATAGAGGCAGCGAATGATGGTCTTGATGATGAACAGATTCGCAGACAAGTCATTGTACTTCGAGCAGAGGGTTGGGATCGATCCTCGGATGCACTATTACGATTCGCGGTGCAGAATACCCTGGAGGATATGCTACCGGGTGCCATTGCGCATATAGAGAAACAGCAAATTATATGTGTAGTTTCATGGCCGCCTGTGGAACAGGAATATCCGTTCAAGCTGGAGAGTGCATTACGTCGGGTGGAGCAATTACTGAAGTGTACTCTGCGTGCAGCAGTAGGTCTGCCTGTGCGTGGATATGCAGATCTGCACGAAAGCTACCGAACGGCTTCAACTGCTTTCCGATATCGAGGTTTGATGGATGATAAAGTATGGCTTTATGAGCACGTTCAGGAGCGCCAAGGTGGTAAAACTGTACTTACGCATGAAGAAGAGACCACACTTGGTTCAATATTGTTAGATAATGATTCAGTGAGGTTAACGACATGGACGCGTGAACTGGTGGCTAATCTGACTACGGAACCGGAGGTCACGCCAGAATCGTTCAGTGCTTGTCTGCACTCTGCGGTCATTGCAGGTCATCGCTGGCTTACCCGTACAATGCGAGCGACAGGGCGTGAAGAAACTGCAAGGCTTGAACCCTGGTTGCCGGAACCGGATGCCGAAGCTGTAGATCTTGGGGATATGTTGTTCCACCATCTGTATGGTCTGATGCATGTCTATCACAGCCGAATGGGTCAGGGACAGGCTGCCCATGTGCAAAAGGCTATTGGTTATATTGAATCATCACTGGCACAGGACATTAATCTGCAGCAGGTAGCTGGACATGTTCATTTGCATCCGGGTCACCTGAGTGAACTTTTTAAAAAAGAAATGGGTGTGACCTTTGGAGATTTTGTCACCGATATGCGTATCCGAAGAGCGATGGATATGCTCGCCGTGTCTCCAGCGAAGGTCAGTGAAGTCGCTGCTATCAGCGGCTACGAAGACGTGAAATATTTTAGCAGGCTGTTCAAAAAACATACCGGCAAGACCCCGAGTGAATATCGCGAAGAGGCGTTATCGTTCAAACCTTCGGGAAGTTAG